The Vicinamibacteria bacterium genome segment CTCCGGCGCCTGGCGCCCGGGCTTCCGGTGACGGCACGTTCGACGCTCCACAAGCGAAACTTTCGCGAGCTTCCCCGGCTCGTCGAAAAAGCGCGCACCATGGAGCTCCACTCCATCTCGTTTCTCGCCGCGGACGTCTCGACCTTGGCTTTCGGGCGCCAGCACCTACCCGCGGCCGACGAGTTGCTCCTGGATTCGAGCGAGGTCGAGGAGATGCGGGCGATCGTCGAAGACATAATCGAGAACGAGACCGAAGCCTTTTGGTCGGGGCGGATCGCCGAAAGCCCCGACAGGCTCCGCCGAATCCCTGCTTACTACGCCGCCCTCTTGGGCGAGGAACCGTTTCCGCGCGTCTCCTGCAACGCGCCCTGGATCTCGGCGGTGGTCGAGGCGAACGGAAACGTTCGCCCCTGCTTCTTTCACGCGGTGATCGGGTCCTTGCGGGAGAGACCGCTGACCGAAATCCTGAGTGAGGATCTTCCCGCCTTTCGCAGCGAGCTGGACGTCGAAAGAAACAGCCTGTGTCAGCGGTGTGTGTGCTCGATCCGGGTTGGACCGAGGAGCCCGTTGTGGCACTGACCGCCGAAGCCCTCCTCGAGACGCAGCGGGCTTTC includes the following:
- a CDS encoding radical SAM protein is translated as MNVLTRVSQLVHRAFLPLLIFYPTSRCNSRCVSCDWWKSTGADDMTLDEIATMAQSLGTLGTRVVLFSGGEPLVRPDLFEIAALFQSQHVRLELLTSGVLLPRHAREVADLFSRVTISLDATSRDAYRSVRGLDALAAVEAGVDRLRRLAPGLPVTARSTLHKRNFRELPRLVEKARTMELHSISFLAADVSTLAFGRQHLPAADELLLDSSEVEEMRAIVEDIIENETEAFWSGRIAESPDRLRRIPAYYAALLGEEPFPRVSCNAPWISAVVEANGNVRPCFFHAVIGSLRERPLTEILSEDLPAFRSELDVERNSLCQRCVCSIRVGPRSPLWH